The window CTCCCTTCACCTTGTTGCATTGTTTTAAGCATTGCTAAATTACCATTTAAAAACTTCAATGCCTGCTGGTATAATTAGGAACATAACTATCTGTAACTATTAGTCTCTTCAAAGAGTCATTTCGATTAAATATTTACAATATTTTATTTTTTCTATTAATTACTCATGATTTATTAACATTAAATGGAGGCGGATGCATGAAAACAATCGGATTAATTGGTGGTATGAGTTGGGAGTCTTCCGCTGAATATTACCGTCTGATCAATGAAAGCGTGAAGCAACAACTAGGCGGTTTGCATTCAGCAAAATGTATTTTGTACAGTGTTGATTTTCAGGAAATCGAACATTTCCAAGCAGCAGGCGAGTGGGCACAAGCTGGGCAAGTGCTAGGAGAAGCGGCACAATCTTTAGAGAAAGCGGGAGCAGATTTCATTGTGATTTGTACAAATACGATGCATAAGGTGTTGGAAGTAATTGCGGCGAATATCACAATTCCTATTTTACATATTGCCGATGCAACGGCACTTCAAATTCAACAGGCCGGATTACAAAGAATTGCACTACTTGGCACTAAATATACGATGGAGCAAGCATTCTATAAAGCGAGAGTCGAAGGATTTGGCATCGAGGTACTGATTCCAAAAGAAGAAGAGCGCATCGGCGTGAATCGAATCATTTATGAGGAACTTTGTTTAGGCACGATTGAGCCTGCTTCAAAAGCATATTATTTACAAGTGATCGACATGTTGATTGAAGCAGGGGCGCAGGGTATTATTCTTGGCTGTACAGAGATTGGTTTATTGATTGAGCAGGCAGATGTAGCGGTACCTGTTTTCGATACAACCGTTATCCATGCGCAAGCTGCAGTGGCACTGGCGGTTGAATCGTAGGCGTATTGTTTTGGAACGTCCAGGCAGATGGGACGAAGTAGAGCATTCCATCCATAGTTAAAGTTCTGAATTTAATGGTGAGGTGAT of the Lysinibacillus fusiformis genome contains:
- a CDS encoding aspartate/glutamate racemase family protein; amino-acid sequence: MKTIGLIGGMSWESSAEYYRLINESVKQQLGGLHSAKCILYSVDFQEIEHFQAAGEWAQAGQVLGEAAQSLEKAGADFIVICTNTMHKVLEVIAANITIPILHIADATALQIQQAGLQRIALLGTKYTMEQAFYKARVEGFGIEVLIPKEEERIGVNRIIYEELCLGTIEPASKAYYLQVIDMLIEAGAQGIILGCTEIGLLIEQADVAVPVFDTTVIHAQAAVALAVES